The genome window TCGACCCCGCGGTAATCTTCCCGTCCTTTTGCGGCAGCGTGATCACCTTGTGGCCGCGCGCCTCTACAGCGCCCGCTTCATGAACGGCAATGTGGCCGGTCTCCGCCGCGAGAACGCCCTCATAGCCCGCAAGCATGGCGTGAATCGCAATGGAGTTGGTCTGCGTGCCGCCTTCCAGAAAATAAACGCGGGCATCCGGCGCCTTGCATGCCTCGCGGATGAGCGTGCGGGCCCGCTCTGAAAACTCATCATCGCCATAGCCCGGCGCGGAAACAAGATTGGTTTCCTGAAGACGTTCAAGAATCGCCGGAAGACAACCTTCCTGATAGTCGCAAGCAAGACGGATCATTGCACGAAATTTCCCAATAAAGATGACGGTGCGGCGCGCTCCGCAGATGGGTGCGGAACACTTTGGAGGCGATTATAGGAACACACTGGCCGCCATTCAGTGCATTTTGCTCACAATGAAGAAGATGAAAAGATGGAGAAAGGTCTCAGCTATCCGGACAAATCCGCCCGGAAGAAGCAAAGCCCGGCGGCGGAAGAATCCGCTGCCGGGCTGTTTTTTTCAGGCTGGCGGTGCCTGAAGGATGCCTCAAATCGTTTCGGCGCTACCAGATCACGGGATCAAAGTAGCCCGCAAAGAGGACGGAGGCGCGAAGCGCCAGCGCGCCGATGATCGAGCAGAGGCCGCCCAACATCACCATCGAGCGGTGTTCCTTGAGGAACGTGCAGAGGATCGGCATCACGATGCCGAGACCGATCGCGCCCGCCCAGAAGATGAGGGAGGCTCCGCCCATCAGCAGGCTCTCTGCGCCGGCAGCCGCGCCGGGCGTACCCGTCCAGGCCGACTGAATGAAGGCGAAGATCACGAAGGCTTCGCCCAGGTGCACGCCCCAGGCGGTGCCGCCGAGCCACGAGGGATGGCCGGTTTCGAGCTTGCCGGATGCAGCGAGAAGCTCCGCCAGACCCACGGCGCAGCCGAGGCCCGAGAAGATCCAGAGCACCGGGAGGACCGCGGTATTCCAGAGCGGGACGCCCGCGGCCTGCGTGAGGAGGAACCCTGAATAGGCCGTGGCGGCAACGCCCAGGATGCCGTTCAACCAGCGCACCATCACGCCCTCGGCGATGTCGACGAGGACGCGGCTGCCGCCTTCCCTCGAGCCCAGCCAGATCATGAGGCCTTCGACGACGACGGCAATGCAGAGCACTGCGAGCAGACAGATGCCGATGAACATCCAGCTCGTGAAGTTGAAGGACCAGTTGGCAAGCGCATGAAAGGCTGCAAACGGGAGGTTGAGGAGGCGCCCCAGGTGCGAAAGCACGAGGAGCGTGCCCGCGATCGCGGCGATGCCGGAGATCGCGAAGACGCGGCGGCTCCTGAGCCAGATGTTCAGGAAGAGCGCCATGCCCGAAAGGCCGACGAACCAGAGGAAGAAGGCAATCGTCCACGCCCAGTGGCTCGTGGCGGCCTGAGCGGTAAGTTCCATATATTCAGGAGTCATTTCTGCACCACGACGAAGTAGTTGGGCTTAGTGCCTTTCTGCGGGAGAAGGCGTTCAGTGCGCGAGCGGGCAATGCGCTGCGAAACGGCGGATTCCGGATCCGCGACGTTGCCGAAGGCGCGCGCCGAGACCGGGCAGGCCGCGACGCAGGCCGGATCCTGCCCCTGAGCGATGAGCTTTTCGCACCCTTCGCCCATGCACTTGACGGGAAGTCCCGTCTTCGGATGAAGCCAGCGCACGTCGTAGGGACACGCCGTAACGCAGTAGCCGCAGCCGACGCACCGATCGGGATCGGTCTTCACCTGGCCCGTGAGCGGATCGTGATAGTTGGCGCCGAAGGGGCAGACGCCGATGCAGGGCGCATCATCGCACTGCTGGCACTGCACGAGAATCTGCTGCGGACGGCGAAGCGTTTCGAGCCTCACGACGCGGATGTTCGAGGGAAGAGACTTCCAGCCCGAATTCTCGTCGTTGAGCATGTCCGGATAGTTCGTCTGAGCGCAGGCCACGATGCAGGCTGAGCACCCGACGCACTGCGTCGCATCAAAGAGATGCGCAAGCTTTTTGCTGTATTGGGTCATTGCTTGATGCCTCCCTCTTAGATGCGTTCGACGCGAACAGTGGAGTTGTTGGCGAGCGAACCCGTCACCGGTTCACGGTAGCCCGTGCAGAACCAGTGCGAGTTGATGCCTTCGCGCGTCCACTCATAAGCGCCGAGGTTTCTCTTCGTTCTCACGCCGCCCGCGAAGCCGTGGGCAAAGAGCGAGCCGGCAACGACGCGGTTCGTGACCGTCACCTGGGTGCGGCCCTTGACGCCCGTATCGAGGCTCGTCAGCTCCACCGTGTCGCCCGTGCGGATGCCGAGGCGTTCGGCGTCGACGGGATTCATCCAGACGGTGCGGTCGCCCAGGAACTTCGAGGGCCACGTCCACATGGCAACGCCCGAATTCGAGGCGCTGTCCTTGCCGGAAACGAGGTAGAACTCGTTCGAGCGCGGACGCGGGATGGTGTAGGCCGGAGGCATCACCCAGTTGGAGAGCCCGGAGGCGCCCTTCTTTTCGTACTTGCCTGCGAAGAGGAAGGAGATGATTTCGCCCTTGCCGGTGGGGGTTCCGAAGGGCTTCTTCTGCGGGTAGACGCCGAACTTCTTCGCGGAAACCTGCGACCAGCCGCGGGCCTTCACGTCCGCATCGATGCGGTCGCCCTCGCCCGGCTTTTCGCTGTTCTTCTTCGCGATGAACTTCGCCCAGGCGCTGTCCATCATGCCGCGGTACCAGTTCTTAAATTCCTCGCGGGTCTTCATCTCGTGGTCGTAGCCGAGGCGCTCCTTCGCGCGTTCGGGGAATGCGCGGCGAAGGATTTCGCAGAACTGCCAGATCTCTTCGCGCGCGTCGCACCCTTCGGGAGGTTCAATCCCGGCGTTGGAGAGCTGAACGTTGCCGTTCAACGCCCACTTGACGCCGCCGTATTCGTAGCCTTCGAGGAAGAAGGTCGAGGGAAGCACGTAATCCGCGTAGTCGATCACCTCGTGCGGGAAGATGTCCTGCACGACCATGAGTTCGAGGGCCCTGAAGGCCTTCGCCATGCGGTCCGAATTCGCTTCGCGGTGGAACATGGTCGAGCCCGTGATGAAGGCGGCGCGGATCGGATAGGGCTTGCCTTCCTCAATTGCGCTGAAGATCGCCGAATAGGTGCCGGAACCTTCCGGATAGATCACCTTGTCGAGCGCCTTCCCTTCCGCATTCTTCCAGGATTCGCCGTGCGGGCCCTTGCCCTTTCCGCCCGACTGCGAGGCCGCCGGCCCCTTGAAGCCGCCGCCCTGCGTGACGACGAAGCCGCCCGGCTGATCGATCTGCCCCGTAAAGAGGTTGATCATGCTCATGAGCGCAAAGGCGGGGGAGTCGTTGCCGTTTCTCGAGGCATACCAGCCGTCGTCGCAGACGCCGCCCTCGGTGAAGAAGGCCCGGGCAATGCGAACGATGGTTTCGGACGGAATCCCCGTCGTGAGGGACGCCTTCTCAGGCGTCCAGGCGATCGCGGTCTTGGAAAAACGCACGAAGGCGGTTTCAACCGACAGGTCACGTCCGTCAACGGTGCGGACGGTGCCCGCATAGTCAAGATCCGGATCCACGCCTTCGGGTTCGTCGTAGCCCTTGACGGCGCCTTTTTCATCGCGGGCAAGCCCCATCGCCGCAAAGGCGGAGCTCGCGCGGTTCATGACGACGAACGCATCCTTCGAAGCGCCTTCGATGAGTTCATCGGCCGTGATCGGGCGGTGCGTGCCAACCTCAATGAGATAAGGCGCATTCGTATAGCGGCGCAGGAACTCGAAGTCGACGAGCTTTTCCGTAATGCCGATGCCGATCATGGAGAGGAGGAAGGCCGAGTCCGTGCCGGGACGGATGGGAACCCATTCCGCGCCCGAGGACATGGCGTTTTCAGGCATGCGGGGGTCGACGAAGATCACCTTCGCGCCCTTTTCGCGCGAACGCCCGAAGACGGCTGCAACGCCCATCGCGCAGTTGAGCGAACGCCCGACGCAAAGGAGCAGTCGGCAGCGTTCGTAGTCGGGCTCGACCTTGCCCGCACCGTCGAAGCCCTTGCCGAACACCATGCGGCGGCCGGCAACGGAGGCGGAGTTGCAGGTGGAGGAATGGCTGATCACGTTGGGCGTGCCGAGGGGAGCGGCAAGCCACTGCTGAAGGCCCGAGAAATTGTGCGACGTCATCGAGATCGCGCGTTCGCCGTGCTCCTCGACAATCTTCTTCACGCGCTCGGCAATCTCAGTGAGCGCCTGATCCCAGGAGATTTCCTCGAACTTTCCTTCGCCGCGTTCGCCCGTGCGCTTCAGGGGCTTTTTGAGGCGCTGCGGGTGATTCCACACCCACATGGCCTGAGCGCCGCGAGCGCAGCAGCCGCGCTGCGGATGCGTCGGGTTGGGCATGATCTTCACGGTCGCCTGGGACACGGGCTCGCCCTTCTTGTGAAGGGCAAGAAGGCCGCAGTAGCCGCCGCACACCATGCAGGCCGTGGGATGCGCTTCCCAGCCTTCGGCCTTGAGCGCTTCGACTTCCTTCGCGATGGCTTCGTCGGCAGCCGTCCAGACAGCCGCACCGATCGTTCCCGTGCCAGCAGCCGCGCCGACCGCACCGGCGGCGCCGATGAAGCTGCGGCGGGAGAGACCGGGACCGCGGGCCGCGGAGGGCTCAACGTTCTTCGTCATAAGAATCTCCTCGTGAGGAGAGAGTGCCGCCAGAGGGATAAAACCAGCAGAATCATACCCAGACAACACGAAATCCCGAATGTCTTCCGAAGAAAACGTCCGGGTTCAATGCGTTTCGGGTTCGAAACAGATTCTGCGGGGGGTCCTGGCTGACATCTGTCCTTTCAATTTTTGTCAGGGTCGCGGCCGTAATGAATTCGTATAGTTGCCGCTGATGGCAAAGATAAAGTCCAAAATCCGCTTCTCTTACAGGGAAAGCCCTTGGTTTTTAAGATTCGCTATTCATATTTCGAATAACGAAATGCCATTGAATCTTTGAACTTTCGGCCGATATCGGGGACTTAGCTTTTGTCTGACATGAGGCTTAAATCAAAGGATCCGGCAAATCCACTACCCCATTAATGGTAGTACCTATTAAAGACAAATTACCGTTAGCAATAAACTACCGGAAGGCAAATTCTGCGCAGAGCCTCGCCTTCTCCTAAAATAGCGGGAATCTTCATTTCAGCTCCGGGAACCGGAGGCTCCTGCCTCTCTTCCCGCAGCATGAGACTTTCCCAACAAAACATCTGAAGGCATACCTACATGTCCGCCATCATTCTCGGCCATAAGCACCCCGATACCGACAGCATTGTTTCCGCCATCGCCTGTGCGGATCTCTATAAGAAGCGCGGTCTTGACGTCGTCCCTGCCGCTCAGGGAACGCCTGCGCCTGAAACCGCCTTCGTTCTTGAACGCTTCGGTCTCAAGGCTCCTGAAGTCATCACCTCGGTTGCCGGCCGCGAGGTCTACATCGTCGACTATTCCGACCTCAATCAGGCCCCGGACGATTTTGCCGAATGCACGCTCAAGGGCATCGTCGACCACCACAAGCTCGGCGACATGACCTCCACCGCGCCGCTTGAATGCGTGATCATGCCCGTCGGGTGCACCAACACCATTCTGAAGCGCATGTACGACTATCTCGGCTTCGTTCCGCCGAAGGAAATCGCCGGCGCCATGCTCTGCGCGATTCTCTCCGACACCGTGATCTTCAAGTCCCCGACCTGCACGGAAGCCGACCGCGCCGCCGCGCGCGAGCTCGCCCTCATTGCCGGCGTCGAGGACATGAAGGCCCTCGGCATGGAGCTCTTTACCGCCAAGTCGGCCGTGAAGGGCGTCGCTGCGCGCGACCTCATCATGCGCGACTTCAAGGACTTCAACATGTCGGGCAGCAAGGTCGGCATCGGCCAGCTCGAGCTCGTCGACCTCGCGCTTCTTGAGGACCGCATCCCCGAGCTCCTCGAGGAACTCGGCCGCATGAAGGCCGAAGGCCGCCACACGGCCATGCTCCTTCTCACCGACATCATGAAGGAAGGCTCGCTTCTTCTCATGGCTTCCGACGATCCCGCGAAGATTGCCTCCGCCTGGAAGAAGACCCTCGGCAGCGACAACCTCTGGCTCGAAGGGGTCATGTCCCGCAAGAAGCAGGTCGTGCCCTTCCTTGAAGCCGTCTTCAAGGCGTAAGCCGCCTCACCTTTTCAAGGGGCTCTCCGCGAAGGAGCTCCTCTAAGCCAAAACCCGCAGTCTTTTTGATCGGATTGCGGGTTTTTTATGCTTTGCGCGCTCAAAGGCATGGCCCCGAAGCAGAATAGCCTTGGCCGCAAAGATGCTTCTCCAAGCGCCGCTCGCGGTTTTTTCTCTTTCATCCAATAGGACTTCGCTCATGAATCCGATTTTCCCCTGGCTCGGCATCGCCGTGCTCATCCTCTGCGGATGGGCAATCATCAAGAAGTACCAGGTCAACATGGTGCTCCTCCTGGGAGGCCTTCTTCTCAATGCGCTCGCCATCTGGGGCGGCGCTCAGGTATTCCCGGCCAAATTCAACGCCACCGGAATCATGGGTTTCGACCTCGTTGAGTTTCTGCGCACCATTTCGGTTTCTCAGGTGAGCGGCGTCGGCTTCCTCATCCTGATTTCCGGGGGCTTTGCCGCCTACATGCAGGCTATCGGCGCTTCGGACCGCTTCGTCACGGTTTGCGCCAAGCCGCTTTCCTTCATCAAGAACCCCTATCTGATCCTCGCCGCCGTCTTCATCGTCGGCCACTGCCTGGGGCTCGTCATCACGTCGGCAGCCGGCCTAGCAATGCTGATGGTGGTCACCGTCTATCCGCTCATCATCCGCGTCGGCTGCTCGCCCCTGGCCGCAGCCGCCGTCGTGGCGAGCGTGCTCGCGATCGGCTACGCGCCGGCTTCGGGCACGGCCAACCTCGCCTCTCAGATCATCCACCTCGATCCGATCGAATACCTCGTGCGCTATCAGCTACCGATGGCGGTTCCGGTGGTGATTGCCATGGCCGTGGCGCACGTCTTCACGCAGTATTGGTTTGACCGCCGCGAAGGCAAGGGCGAAGTCGCCGACCTCGCCGAACTGGAGTCGAAGCGCCAGAATCTCGAAAAGACGCCCGCCTTCTATGCGCTCATGCCGCTCTTTCCGATTGCGCTCCTTCTCGTCTTCAATAAGTTCGTCTGGGGTACCGGCATGAATGTCGCGACCGCGATGTTCATCGCCTGGATCATCGCCTTCGTGATCGACCTGATCGTCCGGCGCAAGGTGAAGGAATCGTTCGACCTCTCCTTTGCCATGTTCAAGGGCATGGGCTCGATTCTTACCTCGACCGTCGGTCTTATTTTCGTTGCCGCCTTCTTCGCGAAGGGCCTTCAGAACATCGGCATCGTCGACCTCCTCATGAGCGGCGCGCAGTCGATCGGCCTCGGCTATACGGGCACGAGCGTCGTCCTCTCGGCGATCATCGGCGTGGTCACGGTCCTGACGGGCTCGGGCGTTGCGGCCTTCACGAGCCTCGGGCACCTTGTTCCGGATGCGGCTCAGGCTTTCGGCGAGAACGGCATCTCGATGATGCTCATGATGCACACCGCCTCCGAAATGCTCCGCGCGATGAGCCCCGTGGCCGGCGTCATCATCATCGTTGCGGGCTTTGCCAAGGTGAATCCGCTCACGATGGTGAAGCGCACGATCATTCCGTGCCTCACGGGCTATGTGGTCATGCTCGTCACGGTGAACCTGATCGTCTGATCGGCATCCTAAAAACCGCAGAGGTCTCCAGTCAATTTTGACGAGAGACCGTGAAAAGAACAACGCCCGCGGAAGTCAGATCTTCCAGCGGGCGTTGCTTTAATGATCAAAACGAGGACGGCGCATTACTTCGCAGCATTGCCGGAGGCTTTCAGAAGATCGCGGATTTCAGCGAGAAGCTTCAGTTCCTCGGCATTGACGGGCGCCGGCGCAGGCTGAGGCGCAGGCTTTTCGGCAGCAGCCTTCTTCGCCGCCTCATCAGCCGCCTTCTTCTCTTCGGCATTCTTGTCGGCAAGGAGGCGGGCAGCTTCAGCCGCAATGCGGGCGCGGGCCGTCACTACGATCTTGATGAGCCAGAAGACCGAAAAGGCAAGGAGAAGAAACTGGACGACGGCCGTGAGGAAGGCGCCGTAGCCGAAAACCGTGGCGCCCGCCTTGACGAGCGCCTCATAAGTCTGCGGCCCGGTATAGCCTGCGGGAGCATCCTTCAGAACGATGAAGAGGTTTGTGAAGTCCGGACGCCCGACGATGACGCCGAGAATCGGATTGATGATGTCCTTCACGAGACTATCGACGATCTTCGAAAAAGCAGCGCCGATGATCACGGCGACGGCCAGGTCAAGAACATTTCCTTTCGAAATGAATGCCTGAAATTCCTGAAAGAACTTGCGCATTTACTTGTTTCACCTTTGGGTGCGTTTATGGTTTATTG of Sutterella faecalis contains these proteins:
- the nrfD gene encoding NrfD/PsrC family molybdoenzyme membrane anchor subunit, whose translation is MTPEYMELTAQAATSHWAWTIAFFLWFVGLSGMALFLNIWLRSRRVFAISGIAAIAGTLLVLSHLGRLLNLPFAAFHALANWSFNFTSWMFIGICLLAVLCIAVVVEGLMIWLGSREGGSRVLVDIAEGVMVRWLNGILGVAATAYSGFLLTQAAGVPLWNTAVLPVLWIFSGLGCAVGLAELLAASGKLETGHPSWLGGTAWGVHLGEAFVIFAFIQSAWTGTPGAAAGAESLLMGGASLIFWAGAIGLGIVMPILCTFLKEHRSMVMLGGLCSIIGALALRASVLFAGYFDPVIW
- a CDS encoding 4Fe-4S dicluster domain-containing protein yields the protein MTQYSKKLAHLFDATQCVGCSACIVACAQTNYPDMLNDENSGWKSLPSNIRVVRLETLRRPQQILVQCQQCDDAPCIGVCPFGANYHDPLTGQVKTDPDRCVGCGYCVTACPYDVRWLHPKTGLPVKCMGEGCEKLIAQGQDPACVAACPVSARAFGNVADPESAVSQRIARSRTERLLPQKGTKPNYFVVVQK
- a CDS encoding molybdopterin-containing oxidoreductase family protein — translated: MTKNVEPSAARGPGLSRRSFIGAAGAVGAAAGTGTIGAAVWTAADEAIAKEVEALKAEGWEAHPTACMVCGGYCGLLALHKKGEPVSQATVKIMPNPTHPQRGCCARGAQAMWVWNHPQRLKKPLKRTGERGEGKFEEISWDQALTEIAERVKKIVEEHGERAISMTSHNFSGLQQWLAAPLGTPNVISHSSTCNSASVAGRRMVFGKGFDGAGKVEPDYERCRLLLCVGRSLNCAMGVAAVFGRSREKGAKVIFVDPRMPENAMSSGAEWVPIRPGTDSAFLLSMIGIGITEKLVDFEFLRRYTNAPYLIEVGTHRPITADELIEGASKDAFVVMNRASSAFAAMGLARDEKGAVKGYDEPEGVDPDLDYAGTVRTVDGRDLSVETAFVRFSKTAIAWTPEKASLTTGIPSETIVRIARAFFTEGGVCDDGWYASRNGNDSPAFALMSMINLFTGQIDQPGGFVVTQGGGFKGPAASQSGGKGKGPHGESWKNAEGKALDKVIYPEGSGTYSAIFSAIEEGKPYPIRAAFITGSTMFHREANSDRMAKAFRALELMVVQDIFPHEVIDYADYVLPSTFFLEGYEYGGVKWALNGNVQLSNAGIEPPEGCDAREEIWQFCEILRRAFPERAKERLGYDHEMKTREEFKNWYRGMMDSAWAKFIAKKNSEKPGEGDRIDADVKARGWSQVSAKKFGVYPQKKPFGTPTGKGEIISFLFAGKYEKKGASGLSNWVMPPAYTIPRPRSNEFYLVSGKDSASNSGVAMWTWPSKFLGDRTVWMNPVDAERLGIRTGDTVELTSLDTGVKGRTQVTVTNRVVAGSLFAHGFAGGVRTKRNLGAYEWTREGINSHWFCTGYREPVTGSLANNSTVRVERI
- a CDS encoding manganese-dependent inorganic pyrophosphatase, translated to MSAIILGHKHPDTDSIVSAIACADLYKKRGLDVVPAAQGTPAPETAFVLERFGLKAPEVITSVAGREVYIVDYSDLNQAPDDFAECTLKGIVDHHKLGDMTSTAPLECVIMPVGCTNTILKRMYDYLGFVPPKEIAGAMLCAILSDTVIFKSPTCTEADRAAARELALIAGVEDMKALGMELFTAKSAVKGVAARDLIMRDFKDFNMSGSKVGIGQLELVDLALLEDRIPELLEELGRMKAEGRHTAMLLLTDIMKEGSLLLMASDDPAKIASAWKKTLGSDNLWLEGVMSRKKQVVPFLEAVFKA
- the dcuC gene encoding C4-dicarboxylate transporter DcuC; translated protein: MNPIFPWLGIAVLILCGWAIIKKYQVNMVLLLGGLLLNALAIWGGAQVFPAKFNATGIMGFDLVEFLRTISVSQVSGVGFLILISGGFAAYMQAIGASDRFVTVCAKPLSFIKNPYLILAAVFIVGHCLGLVITSAAGLAMLMVVTVYPLIIRVGCSPLAAAAVVASVLAIGYAPASGTANLASQIIHLDPIEYLVRYQLPMAVPVVIAMAVAHVFTQYWFDRREGKGEVADLAELESKRQNLEKTPAFYALMPLFPIALLLVFNKFVWGTGMNVATAMFIAWIIAFVIDLIVRRKVKESFDLSFAMFKGMGSILTSTVGLIFVAAFFAKGLQNIGIVDLLMSGAQSIGLGYTGTSVVLSAIIGVVTVLTGSGVAAFTSLGHLVPDAAQAFGENGISMMLMMHTASEMLRAMSPVAGVIIIVAGFAKVNPLTMVKRTIIPCLTGYVVMLVTVNLIV
- the mscL gene encoding large conductance mechanosensitive channel protein MscL, whose protein sequence is MRKFFQEFQAFISKGNVLDLAVAVIIGAAFSKIVDSLVKDIINPILGVIVGRPDFTNLFIVLKDAPAGYTGPQTYEALVKAGATVFGYGAFLTAVVQFLLLAFSVFWLIKIVVTARARIAAEAARLLADKNAEEKKAADEAAKKAAAEKPAPQPAPAPVNAEELKLLAEIRDLLKASGNAAK